Genomic window (Polyangia bacterium):
AGTTCTGACAGCGGGCGTCGCGGCGCGACTCCCAATAATTCCAGTCGGTCTTCTTCCAGAAGTCATCCCAATCGGCGGTATAGGTTTCGCCGATCAGATAACAAGGACCCTTCCAGCCACGTGGAGTGAAAGTGACCGTGCTCCAGGGCGAACAGTCATACTCCCGCTTGCCGGCGGCGAACTCCAAATACATGGGCGTCGAATTGAGCGGATATTTCTTCGACAATTCGAGCACGCGCTGGAATTTCTTTTGAATCTCTTGCCTGGTGAGGAAGATGTCTTTGGTGACCGTTTCATAGTGGTAGCCCGGCGACACCAGCATGCCGTCCACGCCCAGCTCGCTGACAAAGGCACAAAGCTCCTCGATCTCTTCGACGGAGGTGTCTTTGAAGACAGTCGTATTGGTCATCAGGTGGTAACCGCGGCGCTTGGCCCGATCGATCATCTCGACCGCCTTGTCGAAAACGCCGGCGCGCGCACAAACGCGATCGTGGGTCTGGCGCATTCCATCAAGGTGGACATTGATGGTCAGGCGTTTGTTGGGCGGCACCTGGCCGAACACCTTGCTGTCCAGAAGCAGCCCATTGGTGCACAAATAGATGTGCCGGTTGCGCGCGATCAGCTCGGACACCAAAAGCGCCAGCTCTGGGTAAAGGGTCGGCTCTCCGCCGCAGATCGAAACAAACGGCGCGCGGCAGGCGTCCGCCGCCGCCAAACATGTTTCGAGCGGCAAGCGATCGGCGATTTTTCCGGTGTGCCGCTCGGTAGAGCAACCCACGCAGGCCAGATTGCACGCATAGAGCGGCTCCAGCATCAACACGATCGGGTACCGTTTTTCCCCATGTAACGATCGTCCAAGCTGATAGGTGACCATGTCGGTCATGATGTGAAGAGGAAAGCGCATGATTGCCACCGTCGGTGAAATGTCGACCGCAACCTGCGCACGACAACGTGGCCTGTAAATTGGGAATTATCCCGACAGCAATTCCCCCCGATTGAGTTTTCCGGAGCCGGCGTCCCGATGAACACGTGCGCGGCGAATCTTTTGCGGGTTGTGGGGGACGAACGGCGAATTAGTTTTGTCGCACGAGGGGGCCAATCATGACCGAGATCCAAAATCTGCTTCAAAAGACCAGCCGGACCTTTGCCCTCACCATCCCGTTTCTCCCCCAGCCCACCCGAGCCGAAGTCGAGGTGGCTTATCTTCTGTTTCGGATCGTGGACACTTTCGAGGACGGGGCTCTTTGGACGCCGCGCCGGCGGATCGACGCCCTCGGTCGGTTCATCGAGCTTCTGGCCAGCGACCCCGCCGCCGCGGCACCGCTGGTCGCGGAGTGTGCCGCCGAGCCGCCGGTCGCGCGCACCGACTATATGGACCTGCTGGCGGAGATGCCGCTGGTGCTGAGTTCATTGGCCGCTCTCCGGCTGCCGGCGCGCGCCGCAATCCGCCGGCATGTGACCCGCAGCGCCGTCGGCATGGCCACGTTCATCCGCCGCGCCGGTGGAGATGGCACGCTGGCGCTGCAGACCATCCGGGACTTACGCGAGTATTGCTATTGCGTGGCCGGCATCGTCGGCGAGATGCTGACCGAGCTTTATCTTCTTGGTCGCCCGGCGCTGGCCGGTGTTGCCAAGGAGCTGGAGAGCCGCGCCGTCGCGTTCGGCGAGGGACTCCAGCTGGTGAACATCCTCAAGGACGCGCAGCGCGACGCCGAGGAGGGCCGAACCTATCTTCCCCGACGAGCGCCCCTCAGCGAGGTGGTGGCGCTGGCGGCGAACGACCTGGCCACGGCCACCGAGTATGTCGATCTGCTGACGTCGGCTGGCGCCGAATCCGGCCTGGTCGCCTTCAATTCGTCGATCAGTAAGCTTGCGCTGGCCAATCTGCAGATCCTTCGAGACCGCGGCCTCGGCGCCAAACTATCCCGGCTCCAGGTCGCGCAGATTCAAGCCGAGGTCCTTCGCAGCGCCCTGGGATCCACCGGGTACGAGTCGTCTATCGGTGCGGTCTCGACCCACGAATAGTGTTCGTGGCCGCCGCTTTATCGTTCTTGCCGTCGAGTTCGCGGTTGGCTTGGGGTGCTGGCAGCGGGCCGACGCCGCGACGAACTCGGAGGCCGTGGTCAGCGACGCTCCGGCGCCTGTCTACGGCGCGGCGCGGATCCGGTTGGTTCCCCTGCCGCTCTACGCGACGCTGCCCAACGAGGGCAGCACCTACGGCGTGATGCCGGTGTTCTTTCACGTCGACGCCGCCGGCCAGGCAACATCGATCATTGCGCCCAGCATCAGCTGGAACTCCGCCGCCGGCGTCAATACGACTTTTCGATACTATGACGTCGCCGATCAAGCGCGGACGCTGTCGTTGATCGTCGCCGCCAGCACCAACGTGAATCGTTCTTTGCGCCTGGAGTACAAAGACGTCCCGGGGACGCCAAAGCGTTTCACCTTCGAAGGTCAGTTGATTGCGCGCCGGAGTCTTTTCTTTCGCTATTTCGGCGCGGGTCCTGACAGCAACGTCGCGGACCAATCCAGTTACACCCGCACGCTGGCGCTTCTCAGCGTTCGCGAAGGCGTCAATCTGCTGAAACATGTGAATGTCGGCGTGCGGGCTGGCGTTCGATGGGATCAGCCGGAACGGCGCCCGATCTTCGCGCTGCCGGCGACCCAGGATCTCTTTCCGAACGCCGTCGGCCTCGACGGCGCGGCGCTTGCGTCGGCGGAGCTGAGCGTGCGCTTCGATTCGCGCGACGGCGGCGATTACGATCTCCGCGGTCTGGCCTCCGAGCTTCACCTCGCGTTCGACCAGGGACTGCATCATTCCGATTCGTTCTGGCAGCTGACCTGGCACACGCGGGTGCTGGTGCCGGAGACCAGCTTCCTCACCGGCGCAGCCCGGCTCTACTGGACCGACGAACTGGGCGGTGAAAGCGTACCCTTCTATTATCGCAGCGCCCTCGGCGGCGAGGTGCTGTTCCGCGGTTTCCCCGACGATCGCTTCGTCGATAGGGGAGCCTGGGAAGCCGAGGTCGAGCAGCGCTTCCGGTTGCTGCAGACGCATTTTTTCAACGTGGTGACCGACTGGCGCATCGATCCTTTCGTCGCCGTGGGTCAGGTATATCCGCGTTTCGACGCGCTGACCTCGCAGGTGCGTCGGGTGATCGGTTTGGGATTCCGCGCCTGGGTGCACCCAAACGTGCTCGGCCGGGTGGACGTCGGGTATTCGAACGAAGGAGCCAGCGTCTACGTCGTGCTTGGCTATCCATATTGAACGCCGCCCGCCGTCAGCCGCTGCGCTTGAAATATTGGACCGCGCGTTCATGCGCCTCGGCCGCCGCTCGGGTTTTGAAAGTACCCAGGTTCCGTCGCCGACCGGTCTTGGGATTGGTCTTCCTGGAATAGAGCCGATAGCCACCGGTGCGAAGTTTTCGAATCATGACAACGCCTCCAATAACGATCTAAGGCGTCCGCCCGCGCTCGAAAGGGTCTAATGCCGGGGCCTTGTTCCGACGCAGTTTCGGTCGCATGCGAAAGACATGGCGATGCGAGACAGCGAGCGACGGCGGCGGGTGGCGTGGGAAAGCGCGGCGCAGGCCTGCCGGCAATGCCAGCGCTGCCCGCTTTATCGGAAGGCCACGCAATCGGTGTGGGGCGAAGGTCCGCTGCCAGCGACGGTCATGCTGGTGGGCGAGCAACCGGGGGACAAGGAAGATCGCCAGGGCCACCCGTTCGTCGGGCCGGCGGGCGCGCTGCTGCAGAAGATTCTCGCCGAGCTGGATCTGGTCACGCGCGTCTACATCACGAATGCGGTCAAGCACTTCAGTTTCGTCGAACGCGGCAAGGTCCGGCTGCACAAGAAGCCGGAGCGCAGCGAGGTGGTGGCGTGCCGGCCGTGGTTGCTCCAGGAAGTCGAGCTGGTGCGCCCGCAGGTGGTGGTGGCGCTGGGCGCAACGGCGGCCTTCTCTCTGTTCGGTGCGGCGGTGACGGTGATGCGCGATCGCGGGCGGCCGCTGGCGCTGCCGGCGACGGGGCTGGGAAAATTCGCCGCCGCCGGCCTGGTGACGTTTCACCCTTCGGCGATCCTGCGGGCTCCCACGCCCGAGCGGCGGCGGGAGCTGCGGCAGATGGTGCACGCTGATCTGCAGACGGTGGCCCGGCTGGTCGACGAGCGGCTGGAAACGACCGCGCCTGCCGCGCCATGAACAGCGGCCGATCAATTACGGCCTTTACCGGACCCAGTCAGACCGGCCGCCGGACAGCGACGTTATTACCTTCTGCTCGCGACGACGAACTCTTCGAGGAGGACGACGGATGAAAGCGACGTGCTGGATGGGGAAGAAGAAGGTCGAGGTGGTCGACGTGCCGGATCCGCAGATCCTGAGCGACGGCGATGCCATCGTGCGTGTCACCTCGACGGCCATTTGCGGCTCGGACCTGCACCTATACAACGGATATATCCCGACCATGGAGAAGGGCGACGTTCTGGGCCACGAGTTCATGGGGGAAGTCGTCGAAGTGGGACGATCGGTGCGCCGCCTCAAGGCCGGCGACCGGGTGGTGGTGCCGTTCCCGATCGCTTGCGGGCGCTGCGTGATGTGCGCGCTGGAGCTGTATGCCGGCTGCGAGAATTCCAACCCCAATGCCTGGATGGCCGAGAAATTGTGGGGACACTCGCCGGCAGGGCTTTTCGGCTATTCGCATCTATTGGGTGGATTCGCCGGCGGACAGGCCCAGTTCGTGCGCGTACCGTTCGCCGACGTTGGCCCGTTGAAGGTGCCGAGCGGCTTGTCCGACGAGCAGGCGCTTTTCCTCTCAGACATTTTTCCCACCGGATACATGGGCGCCGAGATGTGCGACATCAAACCGGGACAGATCGTCGCGGTGTGGGGCGCCGGCCCGGTCGGCCAGTTCGCCATCCGCAGCGCGCGCCTGCTGGGCGCCGAGCGCGTGGTGGCCATCGATCGTTTTCCCTATCGACT
Coding sequences:
- a CDS encoding UdgX family uracil-DNA binding protein (This protein belongs to the uracil DNA glycosylase superfamily, members of which act in excision repair of DNA. However, it belongs more specifically to UdgX branch, whose founding member was found to bind uracil in DNA (where it does not belong), without cleaving it, appears to promote DNA repair by a pathway involving RecA, rather than base excision.), which encodes MAMRDSERRRRVAWESAAQACRQCQRCPLYRKATQSVWGEGPLPATVMLVGEQPGDKEDRQGHPFVGPAGALLQKILAELDLVTRVYITNAVKHFSFVERGKVRLHKKPERSEVVACRPWLLQEVELVRPQVVVALGATAAFSLFGAAVTVMRDRGRPLALPATGLGKFAAAGLVTFHPSAILRAPTPERRRELRQMVHADLQTVARLVDERLETTAPAAP
- a CDS encoding squalene/phytoene synthase family protein, which codes for MTEIQNLLQKTSRTFALTIPFLPQPTRAEVEVAYLLFRIVDTFEDGALWTPRRRIDALGRFIELLASDPAAAAPLVAECAAEPPVARTDYMDLLAEMPLVLSSLAALRLPARAAIRRHVTRSAVGMATFIRRAGGDGTLALQTIRDLREYCYCVAGIVGEMLTELYLLGRPALAGVAKELESRAVAFGEGLQLVNILKDAQRDAEEGRTYLPRRAPLSEVVALAANDLATATEYVDLLTSAGAESGLVAFNSSISKLALANLQILRDRGLGAKLSRLQVAQIQAEVLRSALGSTGYESSIGAVSTHE
- a CDS encoding BamA/TamA family outer membrane protein, producing the protein MVSDAPAPVYGAARIRLVPLPLYATLPNEGSTYGVMPVFFHVDAAGQATSIIAPSISWNSAAGVNTTFRYYDVADQARTLSLIVAASTNVNRSLRLEYKDVPGTPKRFTFEGQLIARRSLFFRYFGAGPDSNVADQSSYTRTLALLSVREGVNLLKHVNVGVRAGVRWDQPERRPIFALPATQDLFPNAVGLDGAALASAELSVRFDSRDGGDYDLRGLASELHLAFDQGLHHSDSFWQLTWHTRVLVPETSFLTGAARLYWTDELGGESVPFYYRSALGGEVLFRGFPDDRFVDRGAWEAEVEQRFRLLQTHFFNVVTDWRIDPFVAVGQVYPRFDALTSQVRRVIGLGFRAWVHPNVLGRVDVGYSNEGASVYVVLGYPY
- a CDS encoding zinc-dependent alcohol dehydrogenase, translating into MKATCWMGKKKVEVVDVPDPQILSDGDAIVRVTSTAICGSDLHLYNGYIPTMEKGDVLGHEFMGEVVEVGRSVRRLKAGDRVVVPFPIACGRCVMCALELYAGCENSNPNAWMAEKLWGHSPAGLFGYSHLLGGFAGGQAQFVRVPFADVGPLKVPSGLSDEQALFLSDIFPTGYMGAEMCDIKPGQIVAVWGAGPVGQFAIRSARLLGAERVVAIDRFPYRLELARGKGGATDIINYAEDDLADALQELTGGRGPDACIDAVGLEAHGPAAIYAYDKTKQALRLETDRPIALRQAIQACRNGGVVSVIGVYGGLIDKFPMGAVVNRGLTIKAGQCHVQRYMKPLLERIVKGEIDPSVVVTHRLPLSRAADGYRMFLNKEDRCEKVVLKAN
- the hpnH gene encoding adenosyl-hopene transferase HpnH, whose product is MRFPLHIMTDMVTYQLGRSLHGEKRYPIVLMLEPLYACNLACVGCSTERHTGKIADRLPLETCLAAADACRAPFVSICGGEPTLYPELALLVSELIARNRHIYLCTNGLLLDSKVFGQVPPNKRLTINVHLDGMRQTHDRVCARAGVFDKAVEMIDRAKRRGYHLMTNTTVFKDTSVEEIEELCAFVSELGVDGMLVSPGYHYETVTKDIFLTRQEIQKKFQRVLELSKKYPLNSTPMYLEFAAGKREYDCSPWSTVTFTPRGWKGPCYLIGETYTADWDDFWKKTDWNYWESRRDARCQNCAMHSGFEASAVRGLGKSPRDLVRMAAWNLLG